The following coding sequences lie in one Phalacrocorax aristotelis chromosome 4, bGulAri2.1, whole genome shotgun sequence genomic window:
- the IL21 gene encoding interleukin-21: MERMIIFCTLFFCSSMALTAAPHKIAKYKQIFKTINLLETTVKDKDVELLHTPENPAEECLSTAVTCFQKGTLKLQPENSTVNATFTQTIKTLKRFTLSSRGKCESSCESYEKKSPKEFLKSFAKLIQQLFQNSSDFQTHGAINISSTIPLKWKNN; encoded by the exons ATGGAGAGGATGATTATTTTCTGTACACTCTTCTTCTGTTCCAGTATGGCGCTGACCGCAGCTCCACACAAAATAGCAAAATACAAACAGATTTTCAAGACAATTAATCTCTTAGAAACCACAGTGAAAGATAAG GACGTTGAATTGCTGCATACACCAGAAAACCCTGCG GAGGAATGCCTGTCCACAGCTGTGACCTGCTTCCAGAAGGGCACACTGAAATTACAACCAGAAAACAGCACAGTAAATGCTACATTCACCCAAACCATTAAAACCTTGAAAAGATTCACCCTCAGCAGCCGTGGAAAG TGTGAGTCTTCGTGCGAATCTTACGAGAAAAAGTCTCCCAAAGAGTTTTTGAAGAGCTTTGCAAAACTTATCCAACAG CTATTTCAGAACTCCTCG GATTTTCAGACACATGGTGCCATAAACATCAGCTCTACAATtccattaaaatggaaaaacaattGA